Within Pseudomonas alloputida, the genomic segment GTGCGTACCCATGTCGACATCACCGACCCGACCCTGGCGGCGCTCAAGTCCATGCTGGAGGTTCGCGAGGAAACCCGGCACCTGATCGACTTGCAGATTGTCGCCTTTCCCCAGGAGGGCATTGAATCCTTCAAGGACGGCCGCGCCTTGATGACCGAGGCGGTGGCCATGGGTGCCGACGTCGTGGGCGGCATTCCGCACTTTGAGAACACCCGGGAGCAGGGCGAGTCCTCGGTGAAGTTTCTGATGGACCTGGCCGAACGAACGGGCTGCCTGGTGGACGTGCATTGCGACGAAACCGATGACCCGCAGTCGCGCTTTCTCGAAGTGCTTGCCGAAGAAGCGCGGGTGCGCGGCATGGGCGAACGGGTCACCGCCAGCCATACCGTGGCCATGGGCTCGTACGACAACGCCTATTGCTACAAGCTGTTCCGCCTGCTTAAACGGTCGCGGATCAATTTCATTTCGTGCCCGACTGAAAGCATTCATTTGCAAGGTCGTTTCGACGGCTATCCCAAGCGCCGGGGCTTGACCCGAGTCGCTGAAATCGATCGGGCGGGGATGAACATCTGCTTCGGTCAGGACTCCATCGTCGACCCTTGGTATCCACTGGGTAATGGCAACATCCTGCGCATCCTCGAAGCCGGCCTGCACATTTGCCATATGCTCGGCTACGACGACCTCAAGCGTTCCCTGGACCTGATTACGGACAACAGCGCCCGAACCTTGCACCTGGGCGAGCGCTACGGTCTGGAAGTAGGGCGCCCGGCCAACTTGCTGATTCTTTCAGCGCCGGACGACTACGAGATGATTCGTAGCCAGGGCCAGGTATTAATGTCGATCCGAAACGGCAAAGTGCTGATGCAGCGCAGTCCTGCACGTGTGGAGCGGTTTGTCGGTTAAGCCAACGCGCAACAGGCCGGATTCAGTTTTTCGAGGGGGCCATGCGGCCCCCTTTCCATGCCCGTGCGCTGCTATCGGCAATGCCCGAGCCCTGATGTTCAAGGCTGTAAGCAGCGGGGCGGTAGCGAAGTTGTATTGATACTTATTTTGGTAATAAAGCTGTCAGACATACGAATTATCAGAATTAAACATCACGATTAGACTCGAGCACATCACAGCGTTGTTCACGCGGTGAAAAGAGAAGGGAGATACGCCTTGCAGATTGATAAAGCCTCCAGGCACACCACAGGGTTACGTCGGGTCGTAGTGACCGGGATGGGTATCGTTTCCTGCCTGGGAAACTCTCAGGTGGACGTTTTGCAAGCGTTGCGCGAAGGACGCTCCGGGATCGGCTTCAATCCGGACTATGCGCAAGCGGGTCTGCGCAGCCATGTCAGCGGCCGATTGGACGTGGATTTGGAGCAAATAGACCGCCGCCAGCGCCGCTTCATGGGTGATGCCGCTGCTTACGCCTACCTGGCGATGCGCGATGCCATTGCCGACGCAGGGCTGGACGCCTCGCAGGTGTCAAATCCTCGGACGGGTTGTGTAATGGGATCGGGAGGAGGGTCCAGCCAGGACATCGTCGAAGCCAACCAACTGCTTGGCCAAAGCATTCGCAAAGTCGGTCCTTACCGGGTACCTCGCACCATGACCAGTACCGTCTCGGCGTGCATGGCCAGTTTCTTTGCGATCAAGGGTCTCAACTATTCCATCGCATCGGCCTGCGCAACCAGCGCCCATTGCATCGGCCATGCGTTTGAGCAGATTCAGTTTGGCAAACAGGACGTCGTGTTTGCCGGCGGGGCCGAGGCCGAGCATGTCAGCCAGAGTTGCATGTTCGATGCGATGGGGGCTTTTTCCACGAGCTACAACGATGTTCCGACCCAAGCCAGCCGCCCTTACGATGTCGCGCGCGATGGCTTTGTTATCAGCGGCGGTGGCGGCGTGCTGGTCCTCGAAGAACTCGACCATGCGCTCGAACGAGGGGCGACGATCTACGCCGAAGTGATTGGCTATGGCACGGCATCCGATGGTCAGGACATGGTTTCTCCCAGCGGTGACGGCGCGCTCAGGGCAATGCAGGCGGCGCTGAGCACCTGCGCGGAGTCGGTCGATTACCTAAACACCCACGGGACAAGCACCCAGGCGGGCGACCTGGTCGAACTGCGTGCCGCTGCGCTCGCTTTCCATGGACACTTGCCTGCGTTCAGTTCGACCAAGTCGTTGACCGGGCATGCGCTCGGTGCGGCGGGTGTGCATGAGGCCATTTACTCGCTGTTGATGATGCAGCACGGGTTTATGGCGGCCTCTCATAACATTGAGCAACTCGACCCTGAAGTCGAGGCATTGCCGATCATCCGCCACACGCGCTTGAACCAGCCAGTGAACTGCGTCATGAGTAACAGTTTTGGCTTTGGCGGAGCAAACGCCAGCCTGATTTTCAGCAAGCGTGCGCTCGACGCGTCACCGGTTTGACCTGGTTCGTACCCGGTCCGGACGAAAAGCGTCGCGTGCATTTGCTTTATGTCACCGATTGAAGGCAACTACGGCCCGCCAGAGGCCGACTTTACCCAGCTCTTTTTTGTTTAGTTAGCAACTGCCGATCGCTTGTTTAAACAACTGACAGTGAGGTGGATATGACAACTAATACCTGTACGCCGCAGCCGCCGGTGGCATTGAAAAAAGTGGTGTGGGCCGCGTCGATCGGCAACTTTGTCGAATGGTTTGACTTCGCAATCTACGGCTTTCTCGCCACCACGATTGCGCAAGTGTTTTTCCCCAGTGGCGACAGCACAACCGCGCTGTTAAAGACCTTCGCGGTATTCGCCGTGGCCTTCGCCTTTCGGCCATTGGGTGGCCTGGTCTTCGGCATGCTGGGCGACCGGCTTGGGCGGCGGCGAGTGTTGTCATTGACGATTTTGCTGATGGCGGGCGCGACGACCCTGATTGGCCTGTTGCCCACCTACGCCAGCATTGGCTTATTGGCGCCGGTGCTGTTGACCCTGATTCGTTGCGTTCAGGGTTTTTCTGCCGGGGGAGAGTATGCCGGTGCATGCATTTACCTGATCGAACACGCACCCGCCGACAAACGTGCCAAATACGGCAGCGCGGCGCTAGTGTCGACCTTTGCCTCCTTTGCGGCGGCCGCTATCGTCACATATGCGCTCAATACCTTGTTAAGCGCTGAAGAAATGGCGAGCTGGGGCTGGCGGCTTCCTTTTCTGATCGCTGCACCACTGGGTCTGGTGGGCCTGTACCTGCGCTGGCAACTCGACGAAACACCTGCCTTCAAGGCCATTGCCGCCACCGAGCGCGGCGTTCATGCACCGTTAAAAGAAACGCTGCGCCAGCAGGCGGGCGCCATGGGCTGCCTGGGGGCGTTCATCTCGCTGACGGCGCTGTCCTTCTATATTTGCACCACGTACTTCGTCACTTATCTGCAACTGCAAGGCGACCTGCCACGGCCGACAGCGCTGTTGATTTCGGTGCTCACGCTGATATTCGCCGCTGCGCTGTGTCCGTTCGCCGGTGCCTATTCTGATCGTGTCGGCCGCCGCAGCACCATGCTGACCGCCGCCGTATGGCTGCTGGTGACGATCTATCCAGCCTTCCTGCTCGCCGGTTCAGGATTCTTTGCGTCAGCGCTGGCGGGTGCACTGCTGTTGGCGGTAGGCGCGGTGTTGTGCGGTGTCGTCACGGCCGTGCTGTTGTCCGAAGTGTTCCCGACGCACGCCCGCTACACGGCCTCGGCCGTCACGTACAACATGGCTTACACGCTGTTTGGCGGTACGGCACCGTTCATGGCGACCTGGCTGATCGAACTGTCCGGCAACCCCATGGCACCGGCTTTTTACCTGGCCGGTATTGCGATCTTCGCCTTGGCCGGTGGTCTTGCCCTGCCGGAAACCTGCGGGTGTTCACTGCAAGAGAATGCCACGCAGCAACGGGCCCGATTCAAGCCAGCGCACTGAACGGCACCTCATCGAAGAACTTGCGACATAAAAAAACCAACTGGCGAACCAGCAACGGGCGCTACGCTCGAGGCACTCGCGATAAGGCAGGAGCAGCAGGGTATGGCACGCATTGGCGTAGATGTCGGCGGCACCAACACAGACTTGATTCTTGAGACCACCGAGCAAGACTCGATCGGCCGGAAAATTTTCTCCCATAAGGTCCCGACGACGGTGGAGGATCAATCGATCGCCGTGATGCGCGGAATCCTGGAACTGTGCGCCAAGGCAAATATTGGTACTGATGAGATCAAGCAAATCGTTCATGGCACCACGGTCGCGACCAATATTTCCATCGAGCACAATGGTGCGAATGTCGGGATGCTGACGACCAAGGGATTTCGCGACATTCTGCACATTGGACGGCACAAGCGACCGTTCAACTTTTCCCTGCACTTCGATGTTCCTTGGCAGAGTGCACCGCTGGTGCGTCGGCGCAACCGCATCGCGATCAACGAACGGGTGCTTCCACCCCACGGCGAGATCCAGACCCCACTGGACGACGAGGAAGTGCGCAACGCAGCACTGACGCTCAAGGTCCGTGGTGTCGAAGCGGTGATCATCGGTTTCATGTACTCGTTTCTCGACCGTAGCCACGAGCTACGGGCCAAGGCCATCGTTCAGGAGGTCATGCCAGGAGCGTTCGTCTGCTGCTCCAGCGAAGTGGTGGATGTCATGCGCGAGTACGAGCGCTTTTCCACCACGGCGATGAACGCTTACGTGGGACCCCGGACGTCGAGTTACCTGACCCACTTGTCGACTCAGGTGCGCGAAAACGGTATCCACGCGGATCTGCGCATCATGCAATCCAATGGCGGCGTGGCCACCGTGGAAAGCTGTTGCGAACGGCCGGTCAATATCCTGATGTCCGGCCCTGCCGGCGGGGTCATGGGCGGTCACTACTTCGCCAGCCTCGATGGCGAACGCAATATCATCACCGTCGACATCGGCGGAACCTCGGCGGACATTTCGACGCTGGTCGATGGCCAGATCAAAATCATGAACCCCCGCGACTCCTACGTCTCCGGGCACCCGGTGCTGGTGCCGATGATCGACCTCATCACCATCGGTGCCGGCGGCGGATCGGTGGCGTTCATCGATGCCGCCGGCGGCTTTCAGGTCGGTCCGCGCTCGGCGGGCTCCAATCCGGGGCCTGCGTGTTACAACCGTGGCGGCGTGGAGCCGACGGTCACCGACGCTAACATCGTCCTCGGACGGCTTGATTCCGACCAGATGCTCGGCGGCGACCTGCAGGTCGATCCCGCGCTTTCCTACAAGGCCATTGAAGAAAAAATCGCCAAGCCGCTGGGGATGGACGTGTACCAGGCCGCGCTGGGGATCCTCAAGATAGTTAACAACAACATGGCCCTGGCAATACGTTCCAACTCGGTAGCCAAAGGGATCGACCCGCGTGATTTCGTGTTGATGCCTTTCGGTGGCGCCGGTCCCGTGCATGGCCCGGCGCTGGCCGACGAGGTCAATGCCAAGTCGGTACTGATTCCTCCGGCGCCAGGCATCACCGCCGCCGCGGGGCTGCTGACCACCGATCTGCAATACGAGGCGCTAAGGTCGCTGCTGTGCAACCTGAACGACATCAGCGAGCTGAACATGGGCCGCATCGATAAGGCGTTGCAGGGGCTTGAAACCGACATTCGCAAGCAGCTGGAAAACGATGGCGTCAACGAGTCCGACATGCAGCTGATACGCATCGCCGAGTGCCGTTATGACGGGCAAGGCTTCGAGTTGCGCTCGCGGGTACCCAGCGGCGCTGTCGACCGTGGGGCGATCGAGGAGGTCATGGCGCAGTTCCATCGCGAGCACGAAAAAGACTACGGCTACTGCTTTAAAGACGCCACGGTCGAGGTCGTCAGCTTGCGGGTGATAGGCCATTCGCATTCGCGAAAACTGGAGTGGCAACCGTTGCCGCAGGCGCAGGACAGCGACACCCGGCAGGCTTTCCTCTATGAGCGCACGACCTGTTTCGATGACGGCCAGCGTCTGCCGACGCCACGCTATGACCGCAGCAAGTTGCGCGCGGGGCAATACATCGAAGGCCCGGCGATGCTGATGCAGCACGACTCTACGTCCTTGGTGCCCCCCGGCTGGATCGCCAAAGTGAGTGCATACGGCAACCTGATCATTTCCCGTTCGTAATCATTGAGGAGCAAGCCATGAGCCAGCAAAAGGTTGACCCCATTACCCTGCAAGTTATCAATGGTGCGTTGAAAACCATCGCCGAAGAGATGGGTCACGTGCTGTACCGCATGTCCTTTTCATCGATCATTCGCGAGTCCCAGGACATGGGGGCTGGTTTGTTCGATACCCGTTACCAGACCATCTGCGAATCCGAGTCGACGCCGATGCACATCGGCTCGATCCCCGCGTACTTGCGCGGTATCGAAGCCACGCTGCAGGGCGGCGCCTGGTATGAAGGCGATGTGGTCGTGCACAACCATCCCTATCACGGCTCCAGCCACAGCCCTGACCTGGCCATCATCATTCCGATCTTCCATGACGGTGAACTGGTGGGCTTTTCCGGTAATACCGCGCACCACATCGATATTGGCGCAGCGACGCCGGGCCTGATCATCGATGTCGGCGATGTCTACGCCGAGGGCATGCTGATGGCGGGCCTGAAACTGTACGAGAAGGGCGTTCGCAACGAAGCGCTGGTGCAGATGTTCAAGTACAACAGCCGCGCCTCCACGCAGTTGATTCGTGATATCGAAGCCCAGGTCGCGTCGGCGCAACTGGGGGTAAAACGGTTCAAGGAATTGCTCCAGCGTTATGGCAAGGATTTCAGCTTTGACGCGATCAACCAGTTGATTGATTACTCCGAAACGATCATGCGTCAGAAGATCCAGGAGATTCCGGACGGCGAATATCGCGCCGAGGGTTTTCTCGATGACGACGGTCGCCATCGCGATCAACGCTTGCCAGTGGTGGTGACGGTCAAGGTGCAAGGCGACTCGGTCATCGTTGACCTGACGGGCTCGGCGCCGCAGACGCTGACCGCCTACAACGTACCGTTCGAAGGCTCGTGCAAAGTGGCGGCGTTTGCCGCGTTTCGCAAGATTCTGCTTGATGCCTACACGACGCAAAGTCCGGTTCCGTCTAACGAAGGTTCATTCCGCCCGATTAATGTCGTCGCACCGCTAGGCAGCATATTCAACCCGATTTTTCCGGCGGCGGCAGAGGCGCGTTTTACCCAGTGCAACCGCATGATCGACCTGATCATCAAGGCATTGGCACCGGTACTGCCAGAACGAATTATCGCGGGCAGTTCGGCGTCGATATCGTTTGCCGCGTACTCCGGTATCAAGCCCGGAGGCGATTACTGGGTGTTTCTGGAGGTTAACGAAGGGGCTTATGGGGGGCGGCCGAAATCCGATGGCCCGGATGCCATCGACAACCTGATGGCCAACACGCGCAACAATCCGATTGAAGACTTGGGTATGCACTTGCCGATGATCTGCGACCGCTACGAGTTGCGCGATGACGTCATGCCCGGCGCCGGTAAATACCGTGGTGGCATCGGCGTGGTGAAAGCTCAGCGGGTGTTGACCGACGGCTTTATCACCCACGAAAGCGAACGCCATTTCGACGTGCCCTGGGGGATTTTTGGCGGCTGCGATGGGGTGGTCGGGAAGACCGAAATTTATAATGTCGCGACCCCGGACCACATTGTCTCGATGCCCTCGAAATTTTCCGGCCATACCTCACGGGCGGGTGACGTCATGGCGTACTACTCGCCCTGCGGCGGCGGCTATGGCAACCCGCTCGAGCGCAGCGCACACCAAGTGGTGGAAGACGTACTGGACGACTTCTGCAGCTTGGAACAGGCCTATGAAGTCTACGGAGTGGTGCTCGACCAGCACGTGCAACTGGATCTCGACGCCACGCTACAGCGACGCGCACAGCTGATGGCTCGCACGGCTTGAGGCGCTAGAGCCCGACTCGCCCGGTAACCCGTTGGCCCGGGCGAGGTCGAACGGACCCAGCGCAGTTTTCCCTGAAGACCCCCTGCACGGCCTGGTCTCTTTCGACGAGGCCAGCACCGCTGTGCGCCTAGAACT encodes:
- the codA gene encoding cytosine deaminase, which gives rise to MNIINARLRGKTGLYHIELNGPKIAAIVAQTQVMQATHATDLDAGQNLVTAPFVEPHIHLDAALTAGEPNWNLSGTLFEGIERWAERKALVTHEDTKVRARKTIDMLVDNGIQHVRTHVDITDPTLAALKSMLEVREETRHLIDLQIVAFPQEGIESFKDGRALMTEAVAMGADVVGGIPHFENTREQGESSVKFLMDLAERTGCLVDVHCDETDDPQSRFLEVLAEEARVRGMGERVTASHTVAMGSYDNAYCYKLFRLLKRSRINFISCPTESIHLQGRFDGYPKRRGLTRVAEIDRAGMNICFGQDSIVDPWYPLGNGNILRILEAGLHICHMLGYDDLKRSLDLITDNSARTLHLGERYGLEVGRPANLLILSAPDDYEMIRSQGQVLMSIRNGKVLMQRSPARVERFVG
- a CDS encoding beta-ketoacyl synthase N-terminal-like domain-containing protein, whose protein sequence is MGIVSCLGNSQVDVLQALREGRSGIGFNPDYAQAGLRSHVSGRLDVDLEQIDRRQRRFMGDAAAYAYLAMRDAIADAGLDASQVSNPRTGCVMGSGGGSSQDIVEANQLLGQSIRKVGPYRVPRTMTSTVSACMASFFAIKGLNYSIASACATSAHCIGHAFEQIQFGKQDVVFAGGAEAEHVSQSCMFDAMGAFSTSYNDVPTQASRPYDVARDGFVISGGGGVLVLEELDHALERGATIYAEVIGYGTASDGQDMVSPSGDGALRAMQAALSTCAESVDYLNTHGTSTQAGDLVELRAAALAFHGHLPAFSSTKSLTGHALGAAGVHEAIYSLLMMQHGFMAASHNIEQLDPEVEALPIIRHTRLNQPVNCVMSNSFGFGGANASLIFSKRALDASPV
- a CDS encoding MFS transporter — protein: MTTNTCTPQPPVALKKVVWAASIGNFVEWFDFAIYGFLATTIAQVFFPSGDSTTALLKTFAVFAVAFAFRPLGGLVFGMLGDRLGRRRVLSLTILLMAGATTLIGLLPTYASIGLLAPVLLTLIRCVQGFSAGGEYAGACIYLIEHAPADKRAKYGSAALVSTFASFAAAAIVTYALNTLLSAEEMASWGWRLPFLIAAPLGLVGLYLRWQLDETPAFKAIAATERGVHAPLKETLRQQAGAMGCLGAFISLTALSFYICTTYFVTYLQLQGDLPRPTALLISVLTLIFAAALCPFAGAYSDRVGRRSTMLTAAVWLLVTIYPAFLLAGSGFFASALAGALLLAVGAVLCGVVTAVLLSEVFPTHARYTASAVTYNMAYTLFGGTAPFMATWLIELSGNPMAPAFYLAGIAIFALAGGLALPETCGCSLQENATQQRARFKPAH
- a CDS encoding hydantoinase/oxoprolinase family protein, producing the protein MARIGVDVGGTNTDLILETTEQDSIGRKIFSHKVPTTVEDQSIAVMRGILELCAKANIGTDEIKQIVHGTTVATNISIEHNGANVGMLTTKGFRDILHIGRHKRPFNFSLHFDVPWQSAPLVRRRNRIAINERVLPPHGEIQTPLDDEEVRNAALTLKVRGVEAVIIGFMYSFLDRSHELRAKAIVQEVMPGAFVCCSSEVVDVMREYERFSTTAMNAYVGPRTSSYLTHLSTQVRENGIHADLRIMQSNGGVATVESCCERPVNILMSGPAGGVMGGHYFASLDGERNIITVDIGGTSADISTLVDGQIKIMNPRDSYVSGHPVLVPMIDLITIGAGGGSVAFIDAAGGFQVGPRSAGSNPGPACYNRGGVEPTVTDANIVLGRLDSDQMLGGDLQVDPALSYKAIEEKIAKPLGMDVYQAALGILKIVNNNMALAIRSNSVAKGIDPRDFVLMPFGGAGPVHGPALADEVNAKSVLIPPAPGITAAAGLLTTDLQYEALRSLLCNLNDISELNMGRIDKALQGLETDIRKQLENDGVNESDMQLIRIAECRYDGQGFELRSRVPSGAVDRGAIEEVMAQFHREHEKDYGYCFKDATVEVVSLRVIGHSHSRKLEWQPLPQAQDSDTRQAFLYERTTCFDDGQRLPTPRYDRSKLRAGQYIEGPAMLMQHDSTSLVPPGWIAKVSAYGNLIISRS
- a CDS encoding hydantoinase B/oxoprolinase family protein, with protein sequence MSQQKVDPITLQVINGALKTIAEEMGHVLYRMSFSSIIRESQDMGAGLFDTRYQTICESESTPMHIGSIPAYLRGIEATLQGGAWYEGDVVVHNHPYHGSSHSPDLAIIIPIFHDGELVGFSGNTAHHIDIGAATPGLIIDVGDVYAEGMLMAGLKLYEKGVRNEALVQMFKYNSRASTQLIRDIEAQVASAQLGVKRFKELLQRYGKDFSFDAINQLIDYSETIMRQKIQEIPDGEYRAEGFLDDDGRHRDQRLPVVVTVKVQGDSVIVDLTGSAPQTLTAYNVPFEGSCKVAAFAAFRKILLDAYTTQSPVPSNEGSFRPINVVAPLGSIFNPIFPAAAEARFTQCNRMIDLIIKALAPVLPERIIAGSSASISFAAYSGIKPGGDYWVFLEVNEGAYGGRPKSDGPDAIDNLMANTRNNPIEDLGMHLPMICDRYELRDDVMPGAGKYRGGIGVVKAQRVLTDGFITHESERHFDVPWGIFGGCDGVVGKTEIYNVATPDHIVSMPSKFSGHTSRAGDVMAYYSPCGGGYGNPLERSAHQVVEDVLDDFCSLEQAYEVYGVVLDQHVQLDLDATLQRRAQLMARTA